One part of the Trypanosoma brucei brucei TREU927 chromosome 4, complete sequence genome encodes these proteins:
- a CDS encoding amino acid transporter, putative, whose amino-acid sequence MLFLFHPFVPETLWVKEVPKSANRLQDAMSNSKQQQEVQTPNNLSNEPVQTEDNVKKGRNTFFTKVSLCVATVLPPGGIAASAFNMASTTIGAGIFGMPPAANSTGLIMGMFYLIFISSVTVFTMHNLSVAADRSGAPTFERATRALLGRGAAYVLAGIRALLGFSGCVAYVISVGDILSAILKGTNAPDFLKEKSGNRLLMAVVWACFMLPLTIPRHIDSLRYVSTFAVTFMVYFVIVIVVHSCMNGLSENIKNVSVTKSEDAEIILFNSGFQAIEGMGVFMFAFISQITAYEVYIDMKDRSVRKFVIAAIIANTLCCIMYIITAFFGYMDFGKTATSSILLMYDPVKEPAVMVGMIGVVIKLCVSYALVAMACRNALYDVVGKTADSLPFWKHCVSVITLSFLVLLLSIFIPKITTVFGIAGSVCGGSLGFVFPALLIMYSGGFTWQKVGPLYYITTYVVLLCGVFLIVFGTGSTILDTVRG is encoded by the coding sequence AtgctctttctctttcatccTTTTGTTCCCGAAACTCTGTGGGTAAAAGAAGTCCCTAAAAGTGCTAATCGACTGCAAGACGCAATGAGCAACTCcaagcaacaacaagaagtgcAAACGCCAAACAACCTCTCCAATGAACCGGTGCAGACCGAAGATAACGTGAAGAAGGGGCGAAACACATTCTTTACGAAGGTGAGTTTGTGCGTCGCCACTGTTTTGCCTCCGGGTGGCATTGCGGCCAGTGCTTTTAACATGGCGTCAACAACAATCGGTGCGGGAATCTTCGGGATGCCTCCGGCGGCCAACAGTACCGGCCTTATCATGGGAATGTTTTACCTCATTTTCATCTCTTCCGTAACGGTTTTCACGATGCACAACCTCTCAGTCGCAGCCGACCGCTCAGGAGCCCCCACCTTCGAGAGGGCAACTCGCGCACTTCTCGGCCGCGGGGCTGCGTATGTTCTTGCTGGTATTCGAGCGCTACTCGGTTTTAGTGGTTGTGTTGCCTACGTGATTTCAGTGGGAGATATTTTGTCTGCCATTTTGAAAGGCACAAATGCGCCGGACTTCCTGAAGGAAAAATCAGGTAATCGTCTTCTCATGGCGGTGGTTTGGGCATGTTTTATGCTTCCACTGACGATTCCGCGTCACATCGACTCCCTTCGGTACGTCTCCACTTTTGCCGTTACCTTCATGGTGTATTTTGTCATTGTGATCGTTGTGCACTCGTGCATGAATGGCTTGTCGGAGAATATAAAGAATGTTAGTGTGACCAAGAGCGAAGATGCCGAAATCATCCTATTCAACAGCGGATTCCAGGCCATTGAGGGAATGGGAGTATTTATGTTCGCATTCATATCGCAGATTACAGCGTACGAAGTTTATATTGACATGAAGGATCGTTCAGTACGTAAGTTTGTTATTGCGGCCATCATTGCCAATACCCTTTGCTGTATAATGTACATAATCACTGCCTTTTTCGGTTACATGGACTTTGGTAAGACCGCAACCAGTTCTATTTTGCTTATGTACGACCCCGTAAAGGAGCCGGCTGTAATGGTTGGTATGATTGGCGTCGTTATCAAACTATGCGTATCCTATGCCCTAGTTGCTATGGCGTGTCGTAATGCATTGTATGACGTCGTTGGGAAGACTGCGGATTCTCTACCCTTTTGGAAGCATTGCGTGTCAGTCATTACACTGTCGTtccttgttttgcttttgagTATATTCATCCCGAAGATCACCACCGTGTTTGGTATTGCCGGATCTGTGTGTGGTGGTTCACTGGGTTTCGTCTTCCCCGCGTTGTTGATTATGTACTCAGGGGGCTTCACATGGCAGAAAGTTGGGCCCTTATATTACATTACGACTTATGTGGTGCTGCTGTGCGGTGTGTTTCTTATTGTGTTCGGCACCGGCTCCACCATTTTGGATACCGTCAGGGGATGA
- a CDS encoding amino acid transporter, putative, which produces MLFLFHPFVPETLWVKEVPKSANRLQDAMSNSKQQQEVQTPNNLSNEPVQTEDNVKKGRNTFFTKVSLCVATVLPPGGIAASAFNMASTTIGAGIFGMPPVANSTGLIMGMFYLIFISSVTVFTMHNLSVAADRSGAPTFERATRALLGRGAAYVLAGIRALLGFSGCVAYVISVGDILSAILKGTNAPDFLKEKSGNRLLMAVVWACFMLPLTIPRHIDSLRYVSTFAVTFMVYFVIVIVVHSCMNGLSENIKNVSVTKSEDAEIILFNSGFQAIEGMGVFMFAFISQITAYEVYIDMKDRSVRKFVIAAIIANTLCCIMYIITAFFGYMDFGKTATSSILLMYDPVKEPAVMVGMIGVVIKLCVSYALVAMACRNALYDVVGKTADSLPFWKHCVSVITLSFLVLLLSIFIPKITTVFGIAGSVCGGSLGFVFPALLIMYSGGFTWQKVGPLYYITTYVVLLCGVFLIVFGTGSTILDTVRG; this is translated from the coding sequence AtgctctttctctttcatccTTTTGTTCCCGAAACTCTGTGGGTAAAAGAAGTCCCTAAAAGTGCTAATCGACTGCAAGACGCAATGAGCAACTCcaagcaacaacaagaagtgcAAACGCCAAACAACCTCTCCAATGAACCGGTGCAGACCGAAGATAACGTGAAGAAGGGGCGAAACACATTCTTTACGAAGGTGAGTTTGTGCGTCGCCACTGTTTTGCCTCCGGGTGGCATTGCGGCCAGTGCTTTTAACATGGCGTCAACAACAATCGGTGCGGGAATCTTCGGGATGCCTCCGGTGGCCAACAGTACCGGCCTTATCATGGGAATGTTTTACCTCATTTTCATCTCTTCCGTAACGGTTTTCACGATGCACAACCTCTCAGTCGCAGCCGACCGCTCAGGAGCCCCCACCTTCGAGAGGGCAACTCGCGCACTTCTCGGCCGCGGGGCTGCGTATGTTCTTGCTGGTATTCGAGCGCTACTCGGTTTTAGTGGTTGTGTTGCCTACGTGATTTCAGTGGGAGATATTTTGTCTGCCATTTTGAAAGGCACAAATGCGCCGGACTTCCTGAAGGAAAAATCAGGTAATCGTCTTCTCATGGCGGTGGTTTGGGCATGTTTTATGCTTCCACTGACGATTCCGCGTCACATCGACTCCCTTCGGTACGTCTCCACTTTTGCCGTTACCTTCATGGTGTATTTTGTCATTGTGATCGTTGTGCACTCGTGCATGAATGGCTTGTCGGAGAATATAAAGAATGTTAGTGTGACCAAGAGCGAAGATGCCGAAATCATCCTATTCAACAGCGGATTCCAGGCCATTGAGGGAATGGGAGTATTTATGTTCGCATTCATATCGCAGATTACAGCGTACGAAGTTTATATTGACATGAAGGATCGTTCAGTACGTAAGTTTGTTATTGCGGCCATCATTGCCAATACCCTTTGCTGTATAATGTACATAATCACTGCCTTTTTCGGTTACATGGACTTTGGTAAGACCGCAACCAGTTCTATTTTGCTTATGTACGACCCCGTAAAGGAGCCGGCTGTAATGGTTGGTATGATTGGCGTCGTTATCAAACTATGCGTATCCTATGCCCTAGTTGCTATGGCGTGTCGTAATGCATTGTATGACGTCGTTGGGAAGACTGCGGATTCTCTACCCTTTTGGAAGCATTGCGTGTCAGTCATTACACTGTCGTtccttgttttgcttttgagTATATTCATCCCGAAGATCACCACCGTGTTTGGTATTGCCGGATCTGTGTGTGGTGGTTCACTGGGTTTCGTCTTCCCCGCGTTGTTGATTATGTACTCAGGGGGCTTCACATGGCAGAAAGTTGGGCCCTTATATTACATTACGACTTATGTGGTGCTGCTGTGCGGTGTGTTTCTTATTGTGTTCGGCACCGGCTCCACCATTTTGGATACCGTCAGGGGATGA
- a CDS encoding amino acid transporter, putative — translation MCIARENTSNTVPHNCFEPIGHTVVNNNVGNCETSQNVQSNEPQSGKQPPGEQSTQFAAFIPPGGTIASAFNIAATTLGAGIFGLPSSAGSSGLIMGMFYLFFISCMTIYSMRNLALAADRSKAPTYESVTFVLMGRRVAYAIAVLRALDGFTSCVAYVISVGDILSAILKGTNAPDFLKEKSGNRLLTAVVWACFMLPLAIPRHVDSLRYVSTFAVTFMVYFVIVIVVHSCMNGLSENIKNVSVGKSDTAAIILFNSGNEAIEGLGVFMFSYTCQDTAYEVYIDMKDRSVRKFVIAAIIAMSLCTALYIITAFFGYMDFGRAVSGSILLMYDPVKEPAVMVGMIGVLVKLVASYALLAMACRNALYSIAEKNVDSLPFWKHCVSVIVLSTAALLLGLFIPNVNTVLGFSGSITGGSLGFVFPALLIMYSGGFTWQKVGSLHYLATYVLLICGVVGIVFGTGASIWGTITG, via the coding sequence ATGTGTATTGCCAGAGAAAATACAAGCAACACCGTACCTCACAATTGTTTCGAGCCGATCGGTCACACCGTTGTCAATAATAACGTTGGAAACTGTGAAACCAGTCAAAATGTTCAATCAAACGAACCCCAATCAGGGAAGCAACCTCCTGGTGAGCAGAGCACACAATTTGCTGCATTCATCCCTCCCGGAGGTACAATCGCCAGTGCCTTCAACATCGCAGCGACAACGCTGGGCGCTGGCATCTTTGGCTTGCCGTCATCGGCCGGCAGCAGTGGACTTATCATGGGAATgttttacctcttttttattaGTTGCATGACTATCTATTCCATGCGTAATCTCGCCCTCGCAGCGGACCGCTCCAAAGCACCCACATATGAAAGCGTAACATTTGTCCTCATGGGTCGTAGAGTTGCTTATGCCATTGCTGTTCTTCGAGCGCTTGATGGTTTTACGAGTTGTGTTGCCTACGTAATTTCAGTGGGAGATATTTTGTCTGCCATTTTGAAAGGCACAAATGCGCCGGACTTCCTGAAGGAAAAATCAGGTAATCGTCTTCTCACGGCGGTGGTTTGGGCATGTTTTATGCTTCCACTGGCGATCCCGCGTCACGTCGACTCCCTTCGGTACGTCTCCACTTTTGCCGTTACCTTCATGGTGTATTTTGTCATTGTGATCGTTGTGCACTCGTGCATGAATGGCTTGTCGGAGAATATAAAGAATGTTAGTGTTGGAAAGAGTGATACAGCTGCCATCATTCTCTTTAATAGCGGGAATGAAGCCATTGAAGGGTTGGGAGTATTTATGTTTTCCTACACTTGTCAGGACACGGCGTATGAAGTTTATATTGACATGAAGGATCGTTCAGTACGTAAGTTTGTTATTGCGGCCATCATTGCCATGTCCCTGTGTACTGCGCTGTACATAATCACTGCCTTTTTCGGTTACATGGACTTTGGTCGTGCTGTTTCCGGTTCTATTTTGCTTATGTACGACCCCGTAAAGGAGCCGGCTGTAATGGTTGGTATGATTGGCGTGCTTGTAAAGCTGGTTGCTTCGTATGCGCTGCTCGCTATGGCGTGTCGTAATGCATTGTACAGCATTGCAGAGAAGAATGTGGATTCTCTACCCTTTTGGAAGCATTGCGTGTCAGTCATCGTGCTGTCCACTGCTGCACTGCTTTTGGGTCTATTCATTCCCAATGTTAATACCGTCCTTGGTTTTTCTGGCTCGATTACCGGTGGTTCACTGGGTTTCGTCTTCCCCGCGTTGTTGATTATGTACTCAGGGGGCTTCACATGGCAGAAAGTTGGGTCTTTACATTATCTTGCGACATATGTTTTACTAATTTGTGGTGTTGTAGGCATTGTTTTCGGCACGGGTGCAAGTATATGGGGCACTATAACTGGTTAA